A stretch of DNA from Curtobacterium sp. MCBD17_035:
GGTGTCGACGATCCCGACGGCCTCCATGAGCGCGAACATCGTCGTGGGACCGACGAACGCGAAGCCCCGCTTCCGCAGGGCCTTCGCGAGCGCGACCGACTCCGGGCTCGTGGTCGGGACCTCGGCGACGCTCCGGGGCGCGGGTGTCGTCTCGGGCCGGAAGGACCACACGAACTCGGCCAGACCGCCCTCGTCGCGGAGGGCGATCGTCGCGTTCGCGTTCGTGATCGTCGCGAGCACCTTCGCGCGGTTCCGGACGATGCCCACGTCGGCCATGCAGCGGGCGACATCGGCCTCGCCGAAGGACGCCACCACGTCCGGGTCGAAATCCGCGAATGCACGTCGGAACGCCGGTCGCTTCGCCAGGACCGTGCGCCAGCTCAGGCCGGACTGGAACGCCTCGAGGCTC
This window harbors:
- a CDS encoding DNA-3-methyladenine glycosylase I, whose translation is MTDPTPADPVPVPVPADARSVVPDLVRGQDGLARPRWAATDPLLREYYDTEWGMPVRDERGLYERLSLEAFQSGLSWRTVLAKRPAFRRAFADFDPDVVASFGEADVARCMADVGIVRNRAKVLATITNANATIALRDEGGLAEFVWSFRPETTPAPRSVAEVPTTSPESVALAKALRKRGFAFVGPTTMFALMEAVGIVDTHLVGSHRRGSSGVWPA